One window from the genome of Thermus sediminis encodes:
- a CDS encoding nitrous oxide reductase accessory protein NosL: MERRRFLALLALPLLPKALSAPRALRVGVEACPYCFMTILDARYAAQAVNPQGKAFFYDDPACLLDQLNGWGGPELKAKEVYLVDFLESTRTQPRWVEADKALLYHNPQIRTPMGSGLLAFKSRENLERHLKERPERRGGRVLTWREALKEGEKRTWVPTDFFPPPPKP; the protein is encoded by the coding sequence ATGGAACGCCGCCGCTTTTTGGCCCTCCTGGCCCTCCCCCTCCTCCCGAAGGCCCTTTCTGCCCCTAGGGCCCTCAGGGTGGGGGTGGAGGCCTGCCCCTACTGCTTCATGACCATCCTGGACGCCCGCTACGCCGCCCAGGCAGTGAACCCCCAGGGCAAGGCCTTCTTCTACGACGACCCCGCCTGCCTCCTGGACCAGCTCAACGGCTGGGGCGGGCCCGAGCTCAAGGCCAAGGAGGTCTACCTGGTGGACTTCCTGGAAAGCACCCGGACCCAGCCCCGTTGGGTGGAGGCGGACAAGGCCCTCCTCTACCACAACCCCCAGATCCGCACCCCCATGGGCTCGGGGCTTTTGGCCTTCAAGAGCCGGGAAAATCTGGAACGGCACCTCAAGGAGCGCCCGGAGAGGCGGGGCGGCCGGGTCCTCACCTGGAGGGAGGCCCTGAAGGAGGGGGAGAAGCGCACCTGGGTCCCCACGGACTTCTTCCCCCCTCCCCCTAAGCCGTGA
- a CDS encoding NosD domain-containing protein produces MRTLGLLPLLALASAGPVLRLSGEVRGPLVLTTPGLLVEGKGAVLYGERGHTLSLLAPGIRVRGLKVVGAGPEDDFFEPHAAIYLEGCAGCLLEDVEVEKAPAAVRVEDSPGALVRGLRAQGLGQSPGVLLYRSKEAAVEGSHLSGYMDAIYVEYSPGARIQENLLEANGRYGFHVMFSWGVRVEGNLSQGNAVGNAVMHGAGNRVVKNLLLDHKTPLGYGLLLQDERETEVAANVFGGNTLGLVLMDAQGVRVVGNRFRQNGTALRITRERGGNSARVVENAFLGNLYDLLVDDPEAKAEVQGNAYDRAPGLPVPHLPASSFALLLARQPELSLFALSPGVVLWEGVEGQVPGLRLLSLADPKPKPLPREEGVRVGPLLLGLLGGVLWWRWRV; encoded by the coding sequence ATGCGCACCCTGGGCCTTCTGCCCCTCCTGGCCCTAGCCTCGGCCGGCCCGGTCCTGAGGCTTTCCGGGGAGGTGAGGGGCCCTCTGGTCCTCACCACCCCAGGCCTCCTGGTGGAAGGGAAGGGGGCGGTGCTCTACGGGGAAAGGGGGCACACCCTGAGCCTCCTGGCCCCGGGCATCCGGGTGCGGGGCCTCAAGGTGGTGGGGGCAGGCCCAGAGGACGACTTCTTTGAGCCCCACGCCGCCATCTACCTGGAGGGGTGTGCGGGGTGCCTTCTGGAAGACGTGGAGGTGGAAAAGGCCCCCGCGGCGGTGCGGGTGGAGGACTCCCCCGGAGCCCTGGTGCGGGGCCTGAGGGCCCAGGGCCTCGGCCAATCTCCCGGGGTCCTCCTCTACCGGAGCAAGGAGGCGGCGGTGGAGGGAAGCCACCTCTCGGGCTACATGGACGCCATCTACGTGGAGTACAGCCCCGGCGCGCGCATCCAGGAGAACCTCCTGGAGGCCAACGGCCGCTACGGCTTCCACGTGATGTTCTCCTGGGGGGTGCGGGTGGAGGGCAACCTGAGCCAGGGGAACGCCGTGGGCAACGCCGTCATGCACGGGGCAGGGAACCGGGTGGTCAAGAACCTGCTCCTGGACCACAAAACCCCCCTCGGCTACGGCCTTTTGCTCCAGGACGAGCGGGAGACGGAGGTGGCGGCGAACGTCTTCGGCGGGAACACCCTGGGCCTGGTCCTCATGGACGCCCAAGGGGTGAGGGTGGTGGGAAACCGCTTCCGGCAAAACGGCACCGCCCTCCGCATCACCCGGGAGCGGGGGGGGAACTCGGCCCGGGTGGTGGAAAACGCCTTCCTGGGGAACCTCTACGACCTCCTGGTGGACGACCCCGAGGCCAAGGCGGAGGTCCAGGGCAACGCCTACGACCGGGCCCCAGGCCTTCCCGTTCCTCACCTTCCCGCCTCCAGCTTCGCCCTCCTTCTGGCCCGGCAGCCGGAGCTCTCCCTCTTCGCCCTCTCCCCGGGGGTGGTGCTATGGGAGGGGGTGGAGGGCCAGGTCCCGGGCCTGAGGCTCCTCTCGTTGGCCGACCCCAAGCCCAAGCCCTTGCCGAGGGAAGAAGGAGTCCGGGTGGGCCCCCTTCTCCTGGGGCTCCTGGGAGGTGTCCTGTGGTGGCGGTGGAGGGTTTAG
- a CDS encoding copper chaperone PCu(A)C — MRRLLPIFLLFLPAWGQVVAEPGWVRLLPPVVRDTAAYLTLENRGRTAVRLLGAETEVAERVSLHRDHREHRGGHTVLGMRPLPYVEIPPGGRVAFRPGGYHLMLEGLKRPLKAGERVEIALLFQGGLKLKVTLPVEMR; from the coding sequence ATGAGGCGCCTCCTTCCCATCTTCCTCCTTTTCCTCCCCGCCTGGGGCCAGGTGGTGGCGGAGCCAGGCTGGGTGCGCCTGTTGCCTCCGGTGGTGCGGGACACCGCAGCCTACCTCACCCTGGAGAACCGGGGGAGGACCGCGGTAAGGCTCCTTGGGGCCGAAACGGAGGTGGCGGAGCGGGTCTCCTTGCACCGGGATCACAGGGAGCACAGGGGGGGGCATACCGTGCTGGGCATGCGCCCCCTGCCCTACGTGGAGATCCCTCCGGGGGGCCGGGTGGCCTTCAGGCCCGGGGGGTACCACCTGATGCTAGAAGGGCTAAAGCGGCCCCTGAAGGCGGGGGAGAGGGTGGAGATCGCCCTCCTTTTCCAGGGGGGCCTGAAGCTTAAGGTAACCCTGCCTGTGGAGATGCGATGA
- a CDS encoding nitrous oxide reductase accessory protein NosL, with translation MAKTRREVLAVLGGLVLAPQALAHHGGHGSPGGMASGADLVPPKPIPWDAGACGFCEMPIKTPEGQWRGRTFPKGFFEQTYSQIAFKEKRPAPHNPKETVEALHFESIACMVNYAWVHGLKDGEGTTFYVTDRGGYDPQNPQGSVRLVPARQATFYWGERLMVVMNARLLAFRDPDRARAFAEAHRAQHGRQNFFTFQTLLDLAPLPEANLVALLARHAGLLGGKGDHGHDHSH, from the coding sequence ATGGCGAAGACGCGGCGTGAGGTTTTGGCGGTTTTGGGCGGTCTGGTCCTGGCCCCGCAAGCCCTGGCCCACCACGGAGGGCACGGGAGCCCCGGGGGGATGGCCTCCGGGGCCGACCTGGTCCCCCCCAAGCCCATTCCCTGGGACGCGGGCGCCTGCGGCTTTTGCGAGATGCCCATCAAGACCCCCGAGGGGCAGTGGCGGGGCCGCACCTTCCCTAAGGGCTTCTTTGAGCAGACCTACAGCCAGATCGCCTTCAAGGAGAAAAGGCCCGCCCCCCACAACCCCAAGGAGACCGTGGAGGCCCTGCACTTTGAGAGCATCGCCTGCATGGTGAACTACGCCTGGGTCCACGGCCTGAAGGACGGGGAAGGGACCACCTTCTACGTCACGGACCGGGGGGGCTACGATCCCCAGAACCCCCAGGGGAGCGTGCGCCTGGTCCCCGCCCGGCAGGCCACCTTCTACTGGGGGGAGAGGTTGATGGTGGTGATGAACGCCCGCCTCCTAGCCTTCAGGGACCCCGACCGGGCCCGGGCCTTCGCCGAGGCCCACAGGGCCCAGCACGGCAGGCAGAACTTCTTCACCTTCCAGACCCTCTTAGACCTCGCCCCCCTGCCCGAGGCCAACCTGGTCGCCCTCCTGGCCCGGCATGCGGGGCTTTTGGGAGGGAAGGGAGACCACGGGCACGACCATAGCCACTAA
- the prfA gene encoding peptide chain release factor 1 yields MLDKLLRLEEEYRELEALLADPEVLKDPKRYQALSRRYAEMGEVIALIREYRKVLQDLEGVESLLEDPELREVAKAEKAELEVRKKELEKELERHLLPKDPMDERDAILEIRAGTGGEEAALFARDLLEMYLRFAEEMGFETELLDSNPTDLGGFSKVVFEVRGPGAYGTFKYESGVHRVQRVPATETQGRIHTSTATVAVLPRAEEADFQLNMDEVRIDVMRASGPGGQGVNTTDSAVRVVHLPTGIMVTCQDSRSQIKNREKALMILRSRLLEMKRAEEAERLRKTRLAQIGTGERSEKIRTYNFPQSRVTDHRIGFTTHDLEGVLLGKLQPLLEALKRADQERQLEAMAEA; encoded by the coding sequence ATGCTGGACAAGCTTTTGCGCTTGGAGGAGGAGTACCGTGAGCTGGAGGCGCTGCTCGCTGACCCGGAGGTCCTAAAGGACCCGAAGCGCTACCAGGCCCTTTCCCGGCGCTATGCCGAGATGGGGGAGGTCATCGCCCTCATCCGGGAGTACCGCAAGGTGCTCCAGGACCTGGAAGGGGTGGAAAGCCTCCTCGAGGACCCCGAGCTCCGCGAGGTGGCCAAGGCGGAGAAGGCCGAGCTGGAGGTCCGCAAGAAGGAGCTGGAGAAGGAACTGGAGCGCCACCTTCTGCCCAAGGACCCCATGGACGAGCGGGACGCCATCCTGGAGATCCGGGCCGGCACCGGCGGGGAGGAGGCCGCCCTCTTCGCCCGGGACCTCCTGGAGATGTACCTGCGCTTTGCCGAAGAGATGGGCTTTGAGACGGAGCTTCTGGACTCCAACCCCACGGACCTGGGGGGATTTTCCAAGGTGGTCTTTGAGGTGCGGGGCCCCGGGGCCTACGGCACCTTCAAGTACGAGAGCGGGGTCCACCGGGTACAGCGGGTCCCAGCCACGGAGACCCAGGGGCGCATCCACACCTCCACGGCCACGGTGGCCGTTCTGCCCAGGGCGGAGGAGGCCGACTTCCAGCTCAACATGGACGAGGTCCGCATCGACGTGATGCGGGCCTCGGGGCCTGGGGGCCAGGGGGTGAACACCACGGACTCCGCCGTGCGGGTGGTCCACCTGCCCACGGGCATCATGGTTACCTGCCAGGACTCAAGGAGCCAGATCAAAAATCGGGAGAAGGCCCTCATGATCCTCCGTAGCCGTCTCCTAGAGATGAAGCGGGCCGAGGAGGCGGAGAGGCTCCGCAAGACCCGACTCGCCCAGATCGGCACCGGGGAGCGCTCGGAGAAGATCCGCACGTACAACTTTCCCCAGTCCCGGGTCACGGACCACCGCATCGGCTTCACCACCCACGACCTGGAAGGCGTCCTCTTGGGCAAGCTCCAGCCCCTTCTGGAGGCCCTGAAGCGGGCTGACCAGGAGCGCCAGCTGGAGGCCATGGCGGAAGCGTGA
- a CDS encoding glucodextranase DOMON-like domain-containing protein encodes MGWYKWLPTLAIALGLALAQPLKVAILWHQHQPPYENPVTGQYEGPWVRMHGVNSYPWMAEVLKEYPEIKVTFDYTSTLLKQIEDYLSGRAKDAYWRVSEKPLKELSPEERTFIVERFFDINPRFVEKSPRYKELQTKKTRGETFSDQDLEDLRVLWNLYWINVNYIERDPGLKALYRKDRGFTQEDLAYVLGKHLELMATILPLHKALWERGQIDLITTPYYHPILPILLDKEAIRESNPALALPKEEIAWPEDAAWQVRAGRDYFQKLFGKAPKGMWPPEGAVSQKAAELYAEEGIGFLVTDEAILGRSGFPVNPATLTRLYRVEKEGKGVVLFFRHRDLSDRIGFSYSQMPAERAVEDFIGTLLEIRRQVIGQNPEAVLTIALDGENAWEHYPNNGNDFLRLLYRRLTEEQKKGTLKTVLFSEVLDLPTLPIARLGTGGWAGDFAMWAGEPEENEAWDRLSRARQAVLAYQAQGGDPQVAERAMGLIYAAQASDWFWWYGQDTGFPNHPLFDEAFRAILQAVYKTLGQKPPEELYIAVRPPAQVQGTPGRVKPTLDGRAEPEEWRGAAYLPDPDGTTMQTPDDLIQALYLGFDEQNVYLRVDLRDGVRARDLVGQGYRLHVYATIPRGEGGAAFPEEGEVSLGFPLQQRITLDFNQVQEGQAVLVRYAYREGAWVLASSPADLAGRRAFLDEVVEMRIPYTTLKAEAGDTLRLAVVLEKEGRILDTAPNGNPLALALPQRLAGKEALVLKDPEGDEYGPGTYTYPKEGAFAPFQGLFDLLEMRILDGGATWTFVFTFKEMTNPWGAPAGFSHQLINVYIDYKEGGRTETFAKGARVAFDPEHPWDLFLKAAGWPQYGQRVGFPDGTDTADGIVVASNPADKQVILQVDKKYFNPIPGQRVCFYVLVGSQDGYGPDHFRPVGKEAGPWNLGGALNEDAPLVVDYLWPEKGVQEAMLSQYGGGRYAVLKPYCVAWP; translated from the coding sequence ATGGGGTGGTATAAATGGCTCCCCACCCTGGCCATAGCCCTAGGCCTCGCCCTGGCCCAGCCCCTCAAGGTGGCCATCCTGTGGCACCAGCACCAACCCCCCTACGAGAACCCCGTCACCGGGCAGTACGAGGGGCCCTGGGTGCGCATGCACGGGGTGAACAGCTACCCGTGGATGGCGGAAGTGCTCAAGGAGTATCCGGAAATCAAGGTCACCTTTGACTACACCTCCACCCTCCTCAAGCAGATAGAGGACTACCTCTCAGGGAGGGCCAAGGACGCCTACTGGCGGGTCTCGGAAAAGCCCCTAAAGGAGCTTTCCCCGGAGGAGCGGACCTTCATCGTGGAGCGCTTCTTTGACATCAACCCCCGCTTCGTGGAAAAAAGCCCCCGCTACAAGGAGCTCCAGACCAAGAAAACCCGGGGGGAAACCTTCAGCGACCAGGACCTCGAGGACCTGCGGGTGCTCTGGAACCTCTACTGGATCAACGTGAACTACATTGAGCGGGACCCAGGCCTAAAGGCCCTCTACCGCAAGGACCGGGGGTTCACCCAGGAAGACCTGGCCTACGTGCTAGGGAAGCACCTGGAGCTCATGGCCACCATCCTGCCCCTGCACAAGGCGCTCTGGGAGCGGGGCCAGATTGACCTGATCACCACCCCCTACTACCACCCCATCCTGCCCATCCTCCTGGACAAGGAGGCCATCCGCGAGTCCAACCCCGCCCTGGCCCTGCCCAAGGAGGAGATCGCTTGGCCCGAGGACGCCGCCTGGCAGGTGCGGGCGGGGCGGGACTACTTCCAAAAGCTCTTCGGCAAGGCCCCCAAAGGCATGTGGCCCCCCGAGGGGGCCGTGAGCCAGAAGGCCGCCGAGCTCTACGCCGAGGAGGGCATCGGCTTCCTGGTGACGGACGAGGCCATCCTGGGCAGAAGCGGCTTCCCCGTGAACCCCGCCACCCTCACCCGGCTCTACCGGGTGGAGAAGGAGGGCAAGGGGGTGGTCCTCTTCTTCCGGCACCGGGACCTCTCGGACCGGATCGGCTTCAGCTACAGCCAGATGCCCGCCGAGCGGGCGGTGGAGGACTTCATCGGCACCCTCCTGGAGATCCGCCGCCAGGTGATCGGGCAAAACCCCGAGGCCGTGCTCACCATCGCCCTGGACGGGGAAAACGCCTGGGAGCACTACCCGAATAACGGCAACGACTTCCTCCGCCTCCTCTATAGGCGCCTCACCGAGGAGCAGAAGAAGGGCACCCTCAAGACCGTGCTCTTCTCCGAGGTCCTAGACCTTCCCACCCTCCCCATCGCCCGGCTGGGCACCGGGGGCTGGGCTGGGGACTTCGCCATGTGGGCCGGGGAACCCGAGGAAAACGAGGCCTGGGATCGCCTAAGCCGGGCCCGGCAGGCGGTCTTGGCCTACCAGGCCCAGGGCGGGGACCCCCAGGTGGCGGAAAGGGCTATGGGGCTCATCTACGCCGCCCAGGCCTCCGACTGGTTCTGGTGGTACGGCCAGGACACCGGCTTCCCCAACCATCCCCTCTTTGACGAGGCCTTCCGCGCCATCCTCCAGGCGGTCTACAAAACCCTGGGCCAGAAGCCCCCGGAGGAGCTCTACATCGCCGTGCGCCCCCCCGCCCAAGTGCAAGGCACCCCGGGAAGGGTGAAGCCTACCCTGGACGGCCGGGCCGAACCAGAGGAGTGGAGGGGTGCCGCCTACCTCCCCGACCCCGATGGCACCACCATGCAGACCCCGGACGACCTCATCCAGGCCCTCTACCTGGGGTTTGACGAGCAGAACGTCTACCTCAGGGTGGACCTCCGGGACGGGGTCAGGGCCAGGGACCTGGTGGGCCAGGGGTACCGCTTGCACGTCTACGCCACCATCCCGAGGGGGGAGGGCGGGGCTGCCTTCCCCGAGGAGGGGGAGGTCTCCTTGGGCTTCCCCCTGCAACAGCGGATCACCCTGGACTTCAACCAGGTCCAGGAGGGCCAGGCGGTCTTGGTGCGCTACGCCTACCGGGAAGGGGCCTGGGTTTTGGCCAGCTCCCCTGCGGATCTGGCAGGCCGCCGCGCCTTCCTGGACGAGGTGGTGGAGATGCGCATCCCCTACACCACCCTCAAGGCGGAGGCGGGGGACACCCTCCGCCTGGCGGTGGTCCTGGAAAAGGAAGGGCGCATCCTGGACACCGCCCCGAACGGCAACCCCCTGGCCCTGGCCCTGCCCCAGCGCCTGGCGGGGAAGGAGGCCCTGGTCCTCAAGGACCCCGAGGGGGACGAGTATGGCCCTGGCACCTACACCTACCCCAAGGAGGGCGCCTTCGCCCCCTTCCAAGGCCTCTTTGACCTCCTGGAGATGCGCATCCTGGACGGCGGGGCCACCTGGACCTTCGTCTTCACCTTCAAGGAGATGACCAACCCTTGGGGCGCCCCTGCGGGCTTCAGCCACCAGCTCATCAACGTCTACATAGACTACAAGGAGGGCGGCAGGACGGAGACCTTCGCCAAGGGGGCCAGGGTGGCCTTTGACCCTGAGCACCCCTGGGACCTCTTCCTCAAAGCGGCGGGCTGGCCCCAGTACGGCCAGCGGGTGGGCTTTCCCGACGGCACCGACACTGCGGACGGGATCGTGGTGGCCAGCAACCCTGCGGACAAGCAGGTCATCCTCCAGGTGGACAAGAAGTACTTCAACCCCATCCCGGGCCAGAGGGTCTGCTTCTACGTCCTGGTAGGAAGCCAGGACGGCTACGGCCCTGACCACTTCCGCCCCGTGGGTAAGGAGGCGGGGCCCTGGAATCTGGGTGGGGCTTTGAACGAGGACGCCCCCCTGGTGGTGGACTACCTGTGGCCGGAAAAGGGGGTCCAGGAGGCCATGCTCTCCCAGTATGGGGGCGGAAGGTATGCGGTCCTAAAGCCCTACTGCGTGGCCTGGCCCTAA
- a CDS encoding NADH:flavin oxidoreductase/NADH oxidase, producing MALLFTPLDLRSLRLKNRLAMSPMCQYSATGEGQVTDWHLLHYPTRALGGVGLVIVEATAVLPEGRISPFDLGLWSEEHLPGLSELARRIREAGAVPGIQLAHAGRKAGTARPWEGGKPLGWRVVGPSPIPFAEGYPVPEALTEEGMARILEAFVAAAKRALRAGFQVVELHMAHGYLLSSFLSPLSNQRDDLYGGSRENRMRFPLLVAEAVREAIPEELPLWVRVSATDWAEGGWALEDTLAFAEALKALGVDLLDLSSGGVVPGVRVPVAPGFQVPFADAVRKRVGLATGAVGLLTTPEQAETILQAGSADLILLGRVLLRDPYFPLRAAQVLGAEAPIPPQYLRGF from the coding sequence ATGGCCTTGCTCTTTACCCCTTTGGATCTCCGCAGCCTCCGCCTCAAAAACCGCCTGGCCATGTCCCCCATGTGCCAGTACTCGGCCACAGGGGAGGGCCAGGTCACGGACTGGCACCTCCTCCATTACCCCACCCGGGCCCTGGGCGGGGTGGGGCTCGTGATCGTGGAGGCCACGGCGGTCCTCCCCGAGGGGCGGATCAGCCCCTTTGACCTGGGCCTCTGGTCCGAGGAGCACCTCCCGGGCCTTTCCGAGCTGGCCCGCCGCATCCGGGAAGCGGGGGCGGTGCCGGGGATCCAGCTCGCCCACGCCGGGCGTAAGGCGGGAACGGCCAGGCCCTGGGAGGGGGGCAAGCCCCTGGGGTGGCGGGTGGTGGGGCCAAGCCCCATCCCCTTCGCCGAGGGCTACCCGGTGCCGGAGGCCCTCACGGAGGAGGGGATGGCCCGGATTCTGGAAGCCTTCGTGGCGGCGGCCAAGCGGGCCCTTAGGGCGGGCTTCCAAGTGGTGGAGCTCCACATGGCCCACGGGTACCTCCTCTCCTCCTTCCTCTCCCCCCTCTCCAACCAACGGGACGACCTCTACGGAGGAAGCCGGGAGAACCGCATGCGCTTCCCCCTCCTGGTGGCGGAGGCGGTGCGGGAGGCGATCCCTGAAGAACTTCCCCTTTGGGTGCGGGTCTCGGCCACGGACTGGGCGGAGGGGGGGTGGGCCCTCGAGGACACCTTGGCCTTCGCCGAGGCCCTGAAGGCCCTGGGGGTGGACCTCCTGGACCTCTCCAGCGGGGGGGTGGTGCCGGGGGTGCGGGTGCCCGTGGCCCCGGGCTTCCAGGTGCCCTTCGCCGACGCCGTGCGGAAGCGGGTGGGCCTGGCCACGGGGGCGGTGGGGCTCCTCACCACCCCGGAGCAGGCGGAAACCATTCTCCAAGCAGGAAGCGCTGACCTCATCCTCCTGGGCCGGGTCCTCCTCCGGGACCCCTACTTCCCCTTGCGGGCGGCCCAGGTCCTGGGGGCGGAGGCCCCTATTCCGCCCCAGTACCTGCGGGGCTTTTGA
- a CDS encoding MazG family protein yields MGGMERLLEVMRRLRGPGGCPWDRAQTHESLVPYLLEEAGEAADAILKGDPEAVAEELGDVLLQVAFHSAIAEEEGTFTYAEVERRIVEKLIRRHPHVFGEARAETPEEVKARWDELKAGEGKEEDPCGPKALPTLLRAYNLQKRGLDRGSEEGLRQALEKGDLEEALWHLVGLFVEKGEDPESALRRRSLRACRKI; encoded by the coding sequence ATGGGAGGGATGGAGCGGCTTCTTGAGGTCATGCGCCGCCTGCGGGGCCCCGGGGGATGCCCCTGGGACCGGGCCCAGACCCACGAGAGCCTGGTCCCCTACCTCCTGGAGGAGGCGGGGGAGGCGGCGGACGCCATCCTGAAGGGGGACCCGGAGGCGGTGGCGGAGGAGCTTGGGGACGTCCTCCTCCAGGTGGCCTTCCACAGCGCCATCGCCGAGGAGGAGGGCACCTTCACCTACGCCGAGGTGGAGAGGCGCATCGTGGAAAAGCTCATCCGCCGCCACCCCCACGTCTTTGGGGAGGCCAGGGCCGAGACCCCGGAGGAGGTCAAGGCCCGCTGGGACGAGCTCAAAGCGGGAGAGGGGAAGGAGGAAGACCCCTGCGGCCCCAAGGCCCTGCCCACCCTCCTCCGGGCCTATAACCTCCAGAAGAGGGGCCTGGACCGGGGGAGCGAGGAGGGGCTTAGGCAGGCTTTGGAAAAGGGGGACCTCGAGGAGGCGCTTTGGCATCTGGTGGGGCTTTTCGTGGAGAAGGGAGAGGATCCCGAGAGCGCCTTAAGGCGGCGCTCCCTCAGGGCCTGCCGGAAGATCTAG
- a CDS encoding ATP-binding cassette domain-containing protein — protein sequence MVAVEGLEKRGRLFGVSLQAERGVVGLFGPNGAGKSTLLAILAGRLRPDGGKALLLGKAPRDPGVLALRAYLPQNPRLLPHLKALEVLQGARRVKGLRQGALEEAAFRMGIEPLLGKRVGELSGGQQKRLAIAAALMGNPPIWLLDEPTAALDPKGQERFWNWVRDKGEGVALLALHDLKEASLTQRLFLLKGGKLLEEGPPEEVLGPRGERLPWLMEVVYGEDAA from the coding sequence GTGGTGGCGGTGGAGGGTTTAGAAAAGCGGGGAAGGCTCTTCGGGGTAAGCCTCCAAGCGGAGAGGGGGGTGGTGGGCCTCTTCGGGCCCAACGGGGCGGGGAAGAGCACCCTCTTGGCCATTCTGGCCGGCAGGCTGCGGCCGGATGGGGGCAAGGCCCTCCTCCTGGGCAAAGCCCCCAGGGACCCCGGGGTCCTGGCCCTAAGGGCCTACCTGCCGCAAAACCCCAGGCTCCTCCCCCACCTGAAGGCCCTCGAGGTCCTCCAAGGGGCCAGGAGGGTGAAGGGCCTGCGACAGGGTGCCCTGGAGGAGGCCGCCTTCCGGATGGGGATTGAGCCCCTTTTGGGTAAACGGGTGGGGGAGCTTTCCGGAGGGCAGCAAAAGCGCCTGGCCATCGCCGCCGCCCTCATGGGGAACCCTCCCATCTGGCTTCTGGACGAGCCCACCGCCGCCCTGGACCCTAAGGGCCAGGAGCGCTTCTGGAACTGGGTACGGGACAAAGGGGAAGGGGTGGCCCTCCTCGCCCTCCACGACCTGAAGGAGGCCTCCCTAACCCAGCGGCTTTTCCTGCTCAAGGGGGGGAAGCTTTTGGAGGAAGGCCCCCCGGAAGAGGTCTTGGGCCCAAGGGGAGAGCGCCTCCCCTGGCTAATGGAGGTAGTCTATGGCGAAGACGCGGCGTGA
- a CDS encoding NUDIX hydrolase yields the protein MRREILVVAAILLDRQGRVLLVGNDWGRKGLVRYTLPGGTVEPGETVPEALVREVREETGLRVKAIEHLAYVIQVEDRRRNERTLALAFRASYEGLLNPRDPDGHIVEARFFTPQEVAARLSSHRPLQEPLLDYLRGERGRFYAYPGWGAEGTRV from the coding sequence ATGCGCCGGGAGATCCTGGTGGTGGCGGCCATCCTCCTGGACCGCCAGGGGCGGGTCCTCCTGGTGGGGAACGATTGGGGGCGGAAGGGCCTGGTGCGCTACACCCTCCCCGGGGGCACGGTGGAACCCGGGGAGACGGTCCCGGAGGCCTTGGTGCGGGAGGTGCGGGAGGAGACGGGCCTAAGGGTGAAGGCCATTGAACACCTGGCCTATGTGATCCAGGTGGAGGACCGCCGCAGGAACGAGCGCACCCTCGCCTTGGCCTTTAGGGCCAGCTACGAGGGGCTCCTGAACCCGAGAGACCCCGACGGCCACATCGTGGAGGCCCGCTTCTTCACCCCACAGGAGGTGGCGGCCAGGCTTTCTAGCCACCGCCCCCTGCAAGAGCCCTTGCTGGACTACCTTCGGGGGGAAAGGGGCCGCTTCTACGCCTATCCCGGGTGGGGTGCCGAGGGGACGCGGGTCTAG
- a CDS encoding SCO family protein translates to MRRFFPVLLVLGLLALGYFLLPKGPHSFFGTRLLNPRPVDFVLEGPKGPVRLADLQEELVLIFFGFVRCPDVCPTTMLALRRAYEALSPRERARVQVIFISVDPDRDPPHIADEYAKAFHPDFLGLTGSPEAVREVARSFGVYYQKTQFRSPEDYLVDHTATTFVVHGGRLVLLFSPDKVEATERVVADLRALL, encoded by the coding sequence ATGAGACGCTTTTTCCCGGTCCTTTTGGTCTTGGGGCTCCTCGCCTTGGGCTACTTTCTCCTGCCCAAGGGCCCCCACAGCTTCTTCGGCACCCGGCTCCTCAACCCCAGGCCCGTGGACTTTGTCCTGGAGGGGCCCAAGGGCCCCGTGCGCCTGGCGGACCTCCAGGAGGAGTTGGTCCTCATCTTCTTCGGATTCGTGCGTTGCCCGGACGTCTGCCCCACCACCATGCTGGCCCTCAGGCGGGCCTACGAGGCCCTTTCCCCCAGGGAGCGGGCCCGGGTCCAGGTGATCTTCATCAGCGTGGACCCCGACCGGGATCCCCCCCACATCGCCGACGAGTACGCCAAAGCCTTCCATCCCGACTTCCTGGGCCTTACGGGGAGCCCGGAGGCGGTCCGGGAGGTGGCCCGGAGTTTCGGGGTCTACTACCAGAAGACCCAGTTCCGGAGCCCCGAAGACTACCTGGTGGACCACACGGCCACCACCTTTGTGGTTCATGGGGGGAGGCTGGTGCTCCTCTTCAGCCCCGACAAGGTGGAGGCCACGGAGAGGGTGGTAGCGGACCTCCGCGCCCTCCTGTAG